One Brassica napus cultivar Da-Ae chromosome C2, Da-Ae, whole genome shotgun sequence DNA window includes the following coding sequences:
- the LOC106418954 gene encoding UPF0329 protein ECU05_1680/ECU11_0050 → MKFLFQCPCCSCFCFMKPKQGKPKAVDSKPKEEKKKEEKKPEKKEEKKEEKKEEKKETKAEKAE, encoded by the coding sequence atgaagTTCTTGTTCCAGTGTCCATGCTGCTCTTGCTTCTGCTTCATGAAACCAAAGCAGGGCAAACCAAAAGCTGTAGATTCAAAAccaaaggaagagaagaaaaaagaggagaagaaacctgagaagaaagaagaaaagaaagaagaaaagaaagaagagaagaaagaaaccaaAGCGGAGAAGGCCGAGTGA
- the LOC106377897 gene encoding uncharacterized protein LOC106377897, with protein sequence MQFGKEKDGDQLRAIVSRPKPTIQTELPQEASYYCLVDESWKSSRDLIGIGWSLYSKQGNRLLQGSSSLKTVNTVGEAEAAALLSAVQQLRRLNYKQVAFMADCKNMIEELNQLRTEQTLKMNRIKECAYTFHYVSRESPSHVDALAKQARVTHKNYI encoded by the exons ATGCAATTTGGTAAAGAAAAGGATGGAGACCAACTAAGAGCAATTGTGAGCAGACCCAAGCCTACAATTCAAACGGAGTTGCCTCAAGAAGCTTCTTACTACTGTCTGGTGGACGAGTCATGGAAATCATCGAGGGATCTCATAGGGATTGGTTGGTCCTTATATAGTAAACAAGGAAATCGTCTCCTCCAAGGGTCATCGTCTCTGAAGACAGTAAACACAGTGGGAGAAGCAGAGGCTGCAGCTTTACTGTCAGCAGTGCAACAGTTACGAAGACTCAATTATAAGCAAGTTGCATTTATGGCTGATTGCAAGAATATGATTGAAGAGTTAAATCAGTTGAGGACTGAACAAACTCTCAAAATGAACCGCATCAAGGAATGCGCATATACTTTTCATTATGTATCCAGAGAATCTCCAAGTCATGTGGATGCCTTAGCAAAACAGGCTAGAGTTACTCATAAAAACTAT atttaa
- the LOC106379291 gene encoding early nodulin-like protein 2 gives MVALMRSLCFSFIVLASIATLFSVADAHKFQVGGKGDWVEKPHEGYNSWAESKRFKVHDTLHFKYAKGSDSVQVVAKGDYDACNVNNPIEKFDNGNTEIALNRSGPFYFISGNQEHCTKGQKLIVFVLAIRNQPKVPISPAKAPSTAQPPKSHSPVVAPAKAPSTAHSPKSHSPISPVAPAKAPSTAKSPTAHSPASHISPAASHISPAKAPSTAQPPKAHSPVSPTAPAKAPTMAHSPKSSVSPSPHPVAHSPAVSPSKAPATSPAKHSPSPSPTNSPRSSPATPPKHSPSTPEKPPKSTPASPAPEKTPPSSPTPSDNNMAPAPSPSAATVVTVTSVMSTLFTVAFTVSMFA, from the exons ATGGTGGCCCTCATGAGaagtctctgtttttctttcatCGTATTGGCTTCTATTGCGACCCTCTTCTCAGTTGCGGATGCACATAAGTTTCAGGTCGGTGGTAAAGGCGATTGGGTCGAAAAACCACATGAGGGTTACAATTCTTGGGCTGAAAGTAAACGTTTCAAAGTCCATGACACACTCC ACTTTAAGTATGCCAAGGGATCAGACTCGGTGCAAGTAGTGGCGAAAGGAGATTACGACGCCTGCAACGTTAATAATCCGATAGAGAAGTTTGATAATGGCAATACCGAGATTGCTCTTAACCGATCTGGTCCTTTTTATTTCATCAGTGGTAATCAAGAGCACTGTACTAAGGGACAGAAGTTGATCGTCTTTGTCCTCGCCATCAGAAATCAACCTAAGGTACCCATTTCCCCGGCCAAAGCTCCGTCCACTGCTCAACCCCCGAAGTCTCATTCCCCGGTAGTTGCTCCGGCAAAGGCTCCCTCAACCGCTCATTCGCCTAAATCTCATTCCCCGATCTCTCCGGTTGCACCGGCGAAGGCTCCTTCAACGGCCAAATCTCCGACAGCTCACTCCCCTGCTTCTCATATTTCTCCGGCTGCTTCTCATATTTCTCCGGCGAAGGCTCCGTCGACTGCTCAACCTCCAAAAGCCCATTCCCCTGTTTCTCCAACTGCACCGGCGAAAGCTCCAACAATGGCTCATTCGCCTAAGTCCTCTGTTTCCCCATCCCCGCACCCTGTTGCTCACTCACCGGCTGTGTCTCCCTCCAAAGCTCCAGCAACGTCCCCAGCTAAACATTCTCCTTCGCCGTCCCCCACAAACTCTCCAAGATCATCCCCTGCTACTCCTCCAAAGCACTCACCATCTACCCCAGAAAAACCTCCCAAGTCTACTCCAGCTTCCCCAGCGCCTGAGAAGACTCCACCTTCGTCGCCAACTCCTTCTGACAACAACATGGCGCCGGCGCCAAGTCCCAGTGCAGCAACTGTTGTGACCGTTACTTCGGTTATGTCTACACTCTTCACTGTGGCTTTTACCGTTTCGATGTTTGCTTAA